Proteins encoded in a region of the Paramagnetospirillum magneticum AMB-1 genome:
- a CDS encoding sensor histidine kinase yields the protein MRFAAVLAIILWAGLASGPAAVAATPLSPETTEQSLAGHWSVLRDPSGQLEIKDVIGAAAGGFSPLEGDLAAGYDRASWWMRAEIRRSADTPADWLLEVEPAYLDFVTLYIEDGKGGFHVAMAGDRVPFTAREVAYRTLVFRLHLADDLPHRVYLKVKSTSTITVSARLLSPAGFALGAARRDLAQGFAHGVLIIIILFAVVQYSAGRDRLYLSFLACAVPLECMHLARGGFASQYLFPQLPLVADHLLGVSLCLSIGGAVIFAARVLDLEVYFPRLERIYMMIGRSCQWAALSVPAGIYWLVAPMVVSTVIAFFAVTSILAVRRVMDGDVFTRWYLFAVQIPVMANVAIVSRTLGFAPMPMELDLFAHLGAGVHLLLIGSGLVWRGAAIEASRQRARQAQLESAQQIERALEERVRQRTQELAQSNAALATEIAERRAAEDRVREREGQLRAILDAAPFPMVVASFPEGRVMFLNEPACELLNVSQDRAIGQQASDFYSDADERRTLIDQLGLSGAVLGVEMRVRRMPGVERWVLLSAVRFVYNGQDSTLVCLNDITTRKDLENMLRLSGRRAEAALEAERQAMREQRNFLAMVSHEFRVPLAIIEAASQLLGIYLRANDDARDEVSKIRRAVRRMSELIDVCLADDRLDSSAMRLQLDRVDVARMLSDICDDKRPFAGYRDLIIQAPQRAMAMVDPTLLRIAFSNLIDNALKFSPADSPVTILVTADSDAVRVRVCDQGPGIALDEQPRIFEKFYRSTKSDRVRGAGLGLYIVKRIMDLHGAAISVDSQGGAGTIFDVWLPDGVGEQPNELILTR from the coding sequence ATGCGGTTCGCGGCGGTCCTGGCAATCATTCTTTGGGCAGGGCTGGCATCCGGCCCCGCGGCCGTTGCCGCCACGCCGTTGTCTCCCGAGACCACGGAGCAGTCCCTGGCGGGCCATTGGTCGGTCCTGCGCGATCCTTCCGGGCAACTCGAGATCAAGGACGTGATCGGTGCGGCGGCGGGCGGCTTTTCTCCGCTCGAGGGGGATCTCGCCGCCGGCTATGACCGGGCGTCCTGGTGGATGCGCGCCGAGATCAGGCGAAGCGCCGATACGCCTGCCGACTGGCTGCTGGAGGTCGAACCGGCCTATCTGGACTTCGTCACCTTGTACATCGAGGACGGCAAGGGCGGGTTTCACGTGGCCATGGCCGGCGACCGGGTGCCGTTCACCGCGCGGGAGGTGGCCTATCGCACGCTGGTCTTCCGCCTCCATCTGGCCGACGACTTGCCCCACAGGGTCTATCTGAAGGTCAAGTCCACCAGCACCATTACCGTCTCGGCGCGCCTTCTGTCGCCCGCCGGATTCGCCCTCGGCGCCGCTCGCCGCGATCTCGCCCAGGGCTTCGCCCATGGCGTGCTGATCATCATCATCTTGTTCGCCGTGGTTCAGTATTCGGCGGGGCGGGACCGCCTGTATCTGTCCTTTCTCGCCTGCGCCGTCCCGCTGGAATGCATGCATTTGGCCCGGGGAGGCTTTGCCTCCCAGTATCTTTTTCCCCAATTGCCCCTGGTCGCCGACCATCTGCTGGGGGTCTCGCTCTGCCTGAGCATCGGCGGAGCGGTGATCTTCGCCGCCCGCGTCCTGGATCTCGAGGTCTATTTTCCCCGGTTGGAACGCATATACATGATGATCGGGCGAAGCTGCCAGTGGGCCGCCCTGTCGGTCCCCGCCGGAATCTACTGGCTGGTGGCTCCCATGGTGGTGTCCACGGTCATCGCCTTTTTTGCCGTCACCTCCATTCTGGCCGTGCGCCGGGTGATGGATGGCGATGTCTTCACCCGGTGGTATCTGTTCGCCGTGCAGATCCCGGTCATGGCCAATGTCGCCATCGTGAGCCGGACGCTGGGCTTTGCCCCCATGCCCATGGAGCTGGATCTGTTCGCCCATCTCGGGGCGGGCGTCCATCTGCTGCTGATCGGGTCCGGCCTGGTGTGGCGCGGCGCCGCCATCGAGGCCAGCCGCCAGCGGGCCAGGCAGGCGCAACTGGAATCGGCGCAGCAGATCGAGCGGGCTTTGGAAGAGCGGGTGCGGCAGCGCACTCAGGAACTGGCCCAATCCAATGCCGCCCTGGCCACCGAGATCGCCGAGCGGCGGGCCGCCGAGGATCGGGTCAGGGAGCGCGAGGGCCAATTGCGCGCCATCCTCGACGCGGCGCCGTTTCCCATGGTGGTGGCCAGCTTCCCCGAGGGAAGGGTCATGTTCCTAAACGAGCCGGCCTGCGAACTGTTGAATGTGAGTCAGGACAGGGCGATCGGGCAGCAGGCCAGCGACTTTTACTCCGATGCGGACGAGCGGCGGACCCTGATCGACCAACTGGGCCTGAGCGGTGCCGTCCTCGGCGTCGAAATGCGGGTGCGGCGCATGCCCGGGGTGGAGCGCTGGGTGCTGCTGTCGGCGGTGCGCTTCGTCTATAACGGCCAGGATTCCACCCTGGTCTGTCTGAACGACATCACCACCCGCAAGGATCTGGAGAACATGCTCCGGCTGAGCGGGCGCCGGGCCGAGGCGGCGTTGGAGGCGGAGCGCCAGGCCATGCGCGAGCAGCGCAACTTCCTGGCCATGGTTTCTCACGAATTCAGGGTGCCGCTGGCCATCATCGAGGCGGCGTCGCAATTGCTGGGCATCTATCTGCGCGCCAACGACGACGCCAGGGACGAGGTATCCAAGATCCGTCGCGCCGTGCGCCGGATGTCGGAACTGATTGATGTCTGCCTGGCCGACGACCGCCTGGATTCCTCGGCCATGCGGCTGCAGCTCGACCGGGTGGACGTGGCCCGCATGCTGAGCGACATCTGCGACGACAAGCGGCCCTTCGCCGGGTACCGGGACCTGATCATCCAGGCTCCCCAACGGGCCATGGCCATGGTCGATCCGACTCTCCTGCGCATCGCGTTTTCCAATCTGATCGACAATGCGCTGAAATTTTCGCCGGCCGACAGTCCGGTGACCATCCTTGTGACCGCCGATTCCGACGCGGTCCGGGTCCGGGTCTGTGACCAGGGTCCGGGAATCGCCTTGGACGAGCAGCCGCGCATCTTCGAAAAGTTCTACCGCTCGACCAAATCCGACCGCGTCCGCGGCGCCGGTCTGGGTCTTTACATCGTCAAACGCATCATGGACCTTCATGGCGCGGCGATATCGGTGGACAGCCAGGGCGGCGCAGGCACAATATTCGACGTATGGTTGCCGGATGGGGTCGGCGAACAACCAAACGAGCTAATACTTACGCGCTAG
- a CDS encoding response regulator transcription factor, translating to MIKVMVVEDDPDLCGSICRYLSLVGMNVQRAGSGAEMDALLPDFSPDLLVLDVNLPGEDGFSIAARLRSASKVGIIMLTARGQLDDRVLGLTAGADAYLVKPVQFRELEAVIHSLTRRLSEPPAEEKRETREDGNQTWGFDAASWSLITPNGHRVPLTNAEYRVLQTLTQEPGASVARDDIAAALGKSVGGYDDRSIDAVMARLRRKVNAATGENLPVRAVRSVGYVFAAPVEARARQAG from the coding sequence ATGATCAAGGTAATGGTCGTCGAGGACGATCCTGATCTTTGTGGCTCTATTTGCCGCTATCTTTCCCTGGTCGGCATGAATGTCCAGCGGGCCGGGTCGGGGGCGGAGATGGATGCCCTGTTGCCGGATTTTTCCCCTGATCTCCTGGTGCTCGACGTCAACCTGCCCGGCGAGGACGGCTTTTCCATTGCCGCCCGGCTGCGTTCGGCCAGCAAGGTCGGCATCATCATGCTGACGGCGCGGGGCCAGCTGGATGACCGGGTGCTGGGGCTGACCGCCGGGGCCGATGCCTATCTGGTCAAGCCGGTGCAGTTCCGCGAACTGGAGGCGGTGATTCACAGCCTGACCCGGCGTCTGAGCGAACCGCCGGCCGAGGAAAAGCGCGAAACCCGCGAAGACGGCAACCAGACCTGGGGCTTCGATGCCGCCAGCTGGTCGCTGATCACCCCCAACGGCCACCGGGTGCCGCTGACCAACGCCGAGTACCGGGTGCTGCAGACCCTGACCCAGGAGCCGGGCGCCTCGGTGGCGCGCGACGACATCGCAGCCGCGCTGGGCAAGAGCGTCGGCGGCTATGACGACCGTAGCATCGACGCGGTGATGGCCCGGCTGCGGCGCAAGGTCAATGCCGCCACCGGCGAGAATTTGCCGGTGCGCGCCGTGCGCTCGGTGGGCTACGTCTTCGCCGCGCCCGTCGAGGCCCGCGCCCGGCAAGCCGGATAG
- a CDS encoding TetR/AcrR family transcriptional regulator — translation MARTIGSHGPRTMEAIRKAGLKLIYEHGFEAMSLRQLAAEVGIQVGSLYNHISTKEDLLYDLIRTHMDELFLQFDAAMAAVDGQGPEERLRAFVAFHVTYHIVRKREVFIGASELRSLEPNHYEDIVSLRRRYERRLIDILDQGEAAGLFRCGDAHVAAYGILSMLTGVCTWFRPHGRLTKEQVIAMYSDQVLGGLMGPRGP, via the coding sequence ATGGCCCGCACCATCGGCTCCCACGGCCCGCGCACCATGGAGGCCATCCGCAAGGCGGGGCTCAAGCTGATCTACGAGCATGGCTTCGAGGCCATGAGCCTGCGCCAGCTGGCGGCCGAGGTCGGCATCCAGGTGGGCTCGCTCTACAATCACATCAGCACCAAGGAAGACCTGCTCTACGATCTGATCCGCACCCATATGGACGAGCTGTTCCTGCAGTTCGACGCGGCCATGGCGGCGGTGGACGGGCAGGGGCCGGAAGAGCGTCTGCGGGCTTTCGTGGCCTTCCACGTCACCTATCACATCGTGCGCAAGCGCGAGGTATTCATCGGGGCCTCGGAGTTGCGGAGCCTGGAGCCCAATCACTACGAGGATATCGTGTCTCTTCGCCGGCGCTACGAGCGCCGCCTGATCGACATTCTCGACCAGGGCGAGGCGGCCGGGCTGTTTCGCTGCGGCGACGCCCATGTGGCCGCCTATGGCATCCTCAGCATGCTGACCGGGGTCTGCACCTGGTTCCGACCCCATGGCCGCCTGACCAAGGAGCAGGTGATCGCCATGTATTCCGACCAGGTGCTGGGCGGATTGATGGGTCCCCGTGGCCCGTGA
- a CDS encoding xanthine and CO dehydrogenase maturation factor, whose translation MARDILIRGTGEIASAIACHLTWAGCRVALQSSRPPIAIRRRMAFSDAYFQGTAELEGLCARRLGDARSMGLAWDAGEVPLLAMEFQAALGARPWAVLVDARMNKQQAPEPQIGLAPLVIGMGPGCAIGVNVDVAVETSWDQLGQVVRRGSTLMLAGEPRAVLGQARSRFRYAPVAGILRSEAAIGQRVREGQVVARIGDAVVRALFDGIVRGLTHDGVPVEKGNKIAEIDPRPGEVKLAGIDERPRRLAEAVTSIVLG comes from the coding sequence GTGGCCCGTGACATTCTGATCCGTGGCACCGGCGAGATCGCCTCGGCCATCGCCTGCCATCTGACCTGGGCCGGATGCCGGGTGGCGCTGCAATCGTCGCGGCCGCCCATCGCCATCCGCCGCCGGATGGCTTTTTCCGACGCCTACTTCCAGGGAACCGCCGAACTGGAGGGGCTTTGCGCCCGGCGCCTTGGGGATGCCCGGTCCATGGGCCTCGCCTGGGACGCGGGGGAGGTTCCGTTGCTGGCCATGGAGTTCCAGGCGGCTCTTGGCGCTCGGCCCTGGGCGGTGCTGGTGGACGCCCGCATGAACAAGCAGCAGGCCCCCGAGCCCCAGATCGGACTGGCGCCCCTGGTGATCGGCATGGGGCCGGGCTGCGCCATCGGCGTCAACGTCGACGTGGCGGTGGAGACCTCGTGGGACCAACTGGGCCAGGTGGTGCGCCGTGGCTCCACCCTGATGCTGGCGGGAGAGCCACGCGCCGTGCTGGGTCAGGCCCGCTCGCGCTTCCGTTATGCTCCGGTGGCGGGGATCTTGCGCTCCGAGGCCGCCATCGGCCAGCGGGTGAGGGAGGGCCAGGTGGTCGCCCGCATCGGCGATGCGGTGGTGCGAGCCCTGTTCGACGGTATCGTGCGCGGCCTGACCCATGACGGTGTGCCGGTGGAAAAAGGCAACAAGATCGCCGAGATCGATCCCCGGCCCGGCGAGGTCAAGCTGGCCGGCATCGATGAACGTCCGCGCCGCCTCGCCGAGGCGGTGACGTCCATCGTGCTGGGGTAA
- a CDS encoding PaaI family thioesterase: MSAITAEQFNALLMEKLPMARDLAIRAESIGKGTARLLMPFGPHLTRPVDVVCGPALMTLADVALYAAVLSAIGQQEMAVTSNLNISFLRKAERCDIIAEASLLKLGRRLAMGAVELIAAGTDELVAHVTATYAIP; the protein is encoded by the coding sequence ATGTCCGCCATCACCGCCGAACAGTTCAACGCCCTGCTGATGGAAAAGCTGCCTATGGCCCGCGATCTGGCCATCCGGGCCGAGAGCATCGGCAAGGGCACGGCGCGGCTGCTGATGCCCTTCGGCCCCCACCTGACCCGGCCGGTGGACGTGGTCTGTGGCCCGGCCCTGATGACCCTGGCCGACGTGGCGCTTTACGCCGCCGTGCTGTCGGCCATCGGCCAGCAGGAAATGGCGGTGACCAGCAATCTCAACATCAGCTTCCTGCGCAAGGCCGAGCGCTGCGACATCATCGCCGAGGCCAGCCTGCTGAAGCTGGGCCGCCGCCTGGCCATGGGCGCGGTCGAGCTGATCGCGGCGGGAACGGACGAACTGGTGGCCCATGTGACCGCCACCTACGCCATTCCCTGA
- a CDS encoding enoyl-CoA hydratase yields the protein MSELETILLRRDEAGVATLTLNRPEARNALSVALMSELDSELARIARDPAVRVVVLAANGPAFCAGHDLKEMRALQGRDEVAAVFALCSRVMTAIVRLPQPVIAKVHAMATAAGCQLVASCDLAYAATEAKFATPGVNIGLFCSTPMVALSRGVGRKQAMEMLLSGRPINAGTAERWGLVNHVVAAEALDSEVASMARLIASKSAHTLKVGKEAFYRQLEMGLDDAYALASKVMTENMLAMDAAEGIDAFLEKRPPVWRGC from the coding sequence ATGTCCGAGCTCGAAACCATTCTGCTCCGCCGCGACGAGGCGGGTGTCGCCACCCTGACCCTCAACCGGCCGGAGGCCCGCAACGCCCTGTCGGTGGCGCTGATGTCCGAGCTGGACTCGGAACTGGCTCGCATCGCCCGCGATCCCGCGGTGCGGGTGGTGGTGCTGGCCGCCAACGGCCCGGCCTTCTGCGCCGGACATGACCTCAAGGAAATGCGCGCGCTGCAAGGGCGCGATGAGGTGGCGGCGGTGTTCGCCCTGTGCTCGAGGGTGATGACCGCCATCGTCCGGCTGCCCCAGCCGGTGATCGCCAAGGTCCACGCCATGGCCACGGCGGCCGGCTGCCAACTGGTGGCCAGTTGCGACCTGGCCTATGCCGCGACCGAGGCCAAGTTCGCCACCCCGGGGGTCAATATCGGCCTGTTCTGCTCGACCCCCATGGTGGCCCTGTCCCGGGGTGTGGGCCGCAAGCAGGCCATGGAGATGCTGCTGTCGGGCCGTCCCATCAACGCCGGGACCGCCGAGCGCTGGGGGCTGGTCAACCACGTGGTGGCCGCCGAGGCCCTGGATTCCGAGGTGGCGTCCATGGCCCGCCTGATCGCGTCCAAATCCGCCCATACCCTCAAGGTGGGCAAGGAGGCCTTCTATCGTCAGCTGGAGATGGGCCTGGACGACGCCTACGCCCTGGCATCCAAGGTGATGACCGAGAATATGCTGGCCATGGACGCGGCGGAAGGAATCGACGCCTTTCTGGAGAAGCGCCCGCCCGTATGGCGTGGCTGCTGA
- a CDS encoding STAS domain-containing protein, with the protein MEYSIKTVSGGADITIKGRLTFAAADVFPKFLAELDKKEKGHWDIRLGELDFVDSTGMSLFVHIYDSANAAGTKVVIHGAKGPAREAMERAAFQTLFEFR; encoded by the coding sequence ATGGAATACAGCATCAAGACGGTCAGCGGGGGCGCCGACATCACCATCAAGGGACGGCTGACCTTCGCCGCTGCCGACGTCTTCCCCAAGTTTCTTGCCGAACTGGACAAGAAGGAAAAGGGGCATTGGGATATCCGGCTCGGTGAACTGGACTTCGTCGATTCCACCGGCATGAGCCTGTTCGTCCACATCTACGACAGCGCCAACGCGGCCGGAACCAAGGTGGTGATCCATGGAGCCAAGGGACCAGCGCGCGAAGCCATGGAACGCGCAGCCTTCCAAACTCTGTTCGAGTTCAGGTAG
- a CDS encoding methyl-accepting chemotaxis protein, translating to MLKNLRIAVRLALALIIPLVAVIVYSGLALSEKSRQANEMEQVEELARLAPAVSALVHELQKERGTSAGFVGSKGEKFKDRLPEQRKATDGQLSGLRTALSHFPAADYGTSFKAKLDAAEIALKGLDDKRMAITALSLPLADTTGYYTGTIARLLAVIEEMAVVSRDTRVTKAIIAYVQLLQGKERAGQERATASGGFAAKAFAPALHRSFTQLIARQEVFFDTFAKNAEPELRQAFEKIQTDPAVKEVDRMRAVALDAPFTNDLGGIEAPVWFDTITRKIDLLKQVEDMASAALVDMADKGHDATLSALYASLGITLAVLTLGIILISVIARGITRPLAAMTFDMTRLAEGDKTVLIEGLERRDEIGAMARAVEIFKDGLIRADRLEQERHQTEVAKDRRARVIDNLLREFNDEVGDALSGMASTATELEATSRSLSSTAEGASAQASAVAAGIEETAVNMRTAAGSAEQLAHTGKDITRKVQDSVRISEEASAEARRTTQLIDGLASAVDKIGAVVALINDIAAQTNLLALNATIEAARAGDAGKGFAVVANEVKHLANQTAKATDEIAGQISTVQKVTGEAVSAITAITSVIEQVHDVATGIAQAVQGQDSATGEIAANVTQVATATGEISANVAGVNHAAEETRQASAEVLQTAQDVSERANRLRDRVDSFLTSIRTS from the coding sequence ATGCTGAAAAATCTCAGGATCGCAGTCCGGCTTGCCCTGGCGCTGATCATTCCGCTGGTGGCAGTCATCGTCTATTCCGGCCTGGCCCTCTCGGAAAAAAGCCGGCAGGCCAACGAGATGGAGCAGGTGGAGGAACTGGCGCGCCTGGCCCCGGCGGTCAGCGCCCTGGTCCACGAACTGCAGAAGGAGCGCGGCACCTCGGCCGGCTTCGTCGGCAGCAAGGGCGAGAAGTTCAAGGACCGCCTGCCGGAGCAGCGCAAGGCCACCGACGGCCAGCTTTCCGGACTGAGGACGGCCTTGTCGCACTTCCCCGCCGCCGATTACGGCACCAGCTTCAAGGCCAAGCTGGACGCCGCCGAGATCGCCCTGAAGGGACTGGACGACAAGCGGATGGCCATCACCGCCCTCAGCCTCCCCTTGGCCGACACCACCGGCTATTACACCGGAACCATCGCCCGGCTGCTGGCGGTGATCGAGGAGATGGCGGTGGTCAGCCGCGACACCCGCGTCACCAAGGCGATCATCGCCTATGTGCAATTGCTGCAGGGCAAGGAACGGGCCGGACAGGAGCGCGCCACCGCCAGCGGTGGCTTCGCCGCCAAGGCCTTTGCTCCGGCGCTCCATCGCAGTTTCACCCAACTGATCGCCCGCCAGGAGGTGTTCTTCGACACCTTCGCCAAGAACGCCGAGCCCGAGCTGCGTCAGGCCTTCGAGAAGATTCAGACCGATCCCGCCGTCAAGGAGGTGGACCGCATGCGCGCCGTGGCGCTGGATGCCCCGTTCACCAACGATCTGGGCGGCATCGAGGCTCCGGTGTGGTTCGACACCATCACCCGCAAGATCGACCTGCTGAAGCAGGTAGAGGACATGGCCTCGGCGGCCCTGGTGGACATGGCCGACAAGGGCCATGACGCCACCCTGAGCGCCCTTTATGCCTCTCTGGGGATTACCCTTGCCGTCCTGACGCTGGGCATCATCCTGATTTCGGTCATCGCCCGCGGCATCACCCGGCCCCTGGCCGCAATGACCTTCGACATGACCCGACTGGCCGAGGGCGACAAGACCGTACTCATCGAGGGACTGGAGCGCCGGGACGAGATCGGCGCCATGGCCCGCGCCGTGGAGATCTTCAAGGACGGCCTGATCCGCGCCGACCGGCTGGAGCAGGAGCGCCACCAGACGGAAGTGGCCAAGGACCGGCGCGCCCGGGTCATCGACAACCTGCTGCGCGAGTTCAATGACGAGGTGGGCGACGCCTTGTCGGGCATGGCGTCCACCGCCACCGAGCTGGAAGCCACCTCACGCTCCCTGTCGTCGACCGCCGAAGGCGCCTCGGCCCAGGCCTCGGCCGTGGCCGCCGGCATCGAGGAAACCGCCGTCAACATGCGCACCGCCGCCGGCTCGGCGGAGCAACTGGCCCACACCGGCAAGGACATCACCCGCAAGGTCCAGGATTCCGTGCGCATCAGCGAGGAGGCCTCGGCCGAGGCGCGGCGCACCACCCAGCTGATCGACGGCCTGGCATCGGCGGTGGACAAGATCGGCGCCGTGGTGGCCCTGATCAACGACATAGCCGCCCAGACCAACCTGCTGGCACTGAACGCCACCATCGAGGCGGCCAGGGCCGGTGATGCCGGCAAGGGCTTTGCCGTGGTCGCCAACGAGGTCAAGCATCTGGCCAACCAGACCGCCAAGGCCACCGACGAGATCGCGGGACAGATTTCCACGGTGCAGAAGGTCACCGGCGAGGCGGTCTCGGCCATCACCGCCATCACCTCGGTGATCGAGCAGGTCCACGACGTAGCCACCGGCATCGCCCAGGCGGTGCAAGGCCAGGACAGCGCCACCGGCGAGATCGCCGCCAATGTAACCCAGGTGGCCACCGCCACCGGCGAGATCAGCGCCAATGTCGCCGGCGTCAATCATGCCGCCGAGGAAACGCGACAGGCCTCGGCCGAAGTGCTGCAGACCGCCCAGGACGTCTCGGAGCGCGCCAACCGGCTGCGTGACCGGGTCGATTCTTTCCTCACATCCATCCGCACATCCTAG
- the soxZ gene encoding thiosulfate oxidation carrier complex protein SoxZ, translating into MANSDRVKVRIPAKAKKGEIIEIKTQVSHDMETGLRKDAAGKTIPRHIITRFTCTWNNQPVISADWHQAVSANPFASFFAVATTSGKIKLNWFDENGETLEYIHDIVVE; encoded by the coding sequence ATGGCGAATTCCGATCGCGTCAAGGTGCGCATCCCGGCCAAGGCCAAGAAGGGCGAGATCATCGAGATCAAGACCCAGGTCAGCCACGACATGGAGACCGGCCTGCGCAAGGACGCGGCCGGCAAGACCATTCCCCGGCACATCATCACCCGCTTCACCTGCACCTGGAACAACCAGCCGGTGATCAGCGCCGACTGGCACCAGGCGGTTTCGGCCAATCCCTTCGCCAGCTTTTTCGCCGTCGCCACCACCAGCGGCAAGATCAAACTGAACTGGTTCGACGAAAACGGCGAGACCCTGGAATATATTCACGATATCGTCGTGGAATAG
- a CDS encoding thiosulfate oxidation carrier protein SoxY → MDASRNLNRRTVLAASAALAATAGLAAPALAQEADELARKLMGPFKAKDGKVKLKMRDVAASGASEPITVSVDSPMTAADHVKAIHVLAEANPYPVVSSWYLTPQSGRAEVSFRMRLAKTQTVRAYAVTSDGEVWIARQEITVTIGGCGG, encoded by the coding sequence GTGGACGCATCCCGGAATCTGAATCGCCGGACCGTGCTGGCGGCAAGTGCCGCGCTGGCCGCCACGGCGGGTCTGGCCGCGCCCGCACTGGCGCAGGAAGCCGACGAACTGGCCCGCAAGCTGATGGGGCCCTTCAAGGCCAAGGACGGCAAGGTCAAGCTGAAGATGCGCGACGTGGCCGCCAGCGGCGCCTCGGAGCCCATCACCGTTTCGGTGGACTCGCCCATGACCGCCGCCGACCACGTCAAGGCCATCCATGTGCTGGCCGAGGCCAATCCCTATCCGGTGGTGTCGTCCTGGTACCTGACCCCCCAGTCGGGCCGCGCCGAGGTCAGCTTCCGCATGCGCCTGGCCAAGACCCAGACGGTGCGGGCCTATGCGGTGACCTCCGACGGCGAGGTCTGGATCGCCCGCCAGGAAATCACCGTCACCATCGGCGGCTGCGGAGGCTGA
- a CDS encoding YeeE/YedE family protein produces the protein MSEIALTTLVGSAGFAVGAVFGWAARASDFCTMGALSDMVFLGDRRRLRAWVLAMAVALLGSQALQAGGWINLDKSIYLGASLPWAGAILGGLMFGYGMTLAGGCGSKTLVRLGGGNLKSLVVVLVTGLFATMTLKGLLAMERIALEQATNIAATRLGASGQSLPALLAGWGLPEAVGRPLAVAVLAGGALIWCLKDAAFRTAGSTLAGALVIGLTVPAGWAVTGILGADDFDPVQLTSLSFISPMGDGLMYLMTYTGATISFGVAAVGGIVAGSFLAARLGGSFALEGFADTADLLRHLGGAALMGIGGIMAMGCTIGQGLTGLSTLSATSFLALASIILGGVIGLRSLDEGGLRGGLRSFLSR, from the coding sequence TTGTCCGAGATCGCCCTTACCACCCTCGTCGGCTCGGCCGGTTTCGCCGTGGGCGCAGTGTTCGGCTGGGCGGCGCGGGCCAGCGACTTCTGCACCATGGGAGCCCTGTCCGACATGGTGTTCCTGGGCGACCGGCGGCGGCTGCGGGCCTGGGTTCTGGCCATGGCGGTGGCCCTGCTGGGATCGCAGGCCTTGCAGGCGGGCGGATGGATCAATCTGGACAAGTCCATCTATCTGGGCGCCTCCCTCCCCTGGGCCGGGGCCATCCTGGGCGGGCTGATGTTCGGCTATGGCATGACCCTGGCGGGCGGTTGCGGCAGCAAGACCCTGGTGCGGCTGGGCGGCGGCAATCTCAAATCCCTGGTGGTGGTGCTGGTGACCGGCCTGTTCGCCACCATGACCCTGAAGGGCCTGCTGGCCATGGAGCGCATCGCCCTGGAACAGGCGACCAATATCGCCGCGACCCGGCTGGGCGCCAGCGGCCAGAGCCTGCCGGCCCTGCTGGCCGGATGGGGCCTCCCCGAAGCCGTCGGCCGCCCTCTTGCCGTCGCCGTTCTGGCCGGTGGCGCCCTGATCTGGTGTCTCAAGGATGCCGCCTTCCGGACGGCGGGGAGTACGCTGGCCGGCGCCCTGGTGATCGGCCTGACCGTTCCCGCCGGCTGGGCCGTCACCGGCATCCTGGGCGCCGACGATTTCGACCCGGTGCAACTGACCTCGCTGTCGTTCATCTCGCCCATGGGCGACGGACTGATGTACCTGATGACCTATACCGGCGCGACCATCAGCTTCGGCGTGGCGGCGGTAGGCGGCATCGTCGCCGGCTCGTTCCTGGCGGCCCGCCTGGGGGGCAGCTTCGCCCTGGAAGGCTTCGCCGATACCGCCGACCTGCTCCGCCATCTGGGTGGTGCCGCGCTGATGGGCATCGGCGGCATCATGGCCATGGGCTGCACCATCGGCCAAGGACTGACCGGTCTGTCGACCTTGTCGGCCACCTCGTTCCTGGCCCTGGCCTCGATCATCCTGGGCGGCGTCATTGGCCTGCGCAGCCTGGACGAAGGCGGTCTGCGCGGTGGCCTCCGGTCCTTTCTGTCCCGCTGA
- a CDS encoding sulfurtransferase TusA family protein, translating into MSNTVLDVKGLNCPLPILRAKKAIKDLTAGAVLEVIATDPGSVADFDAFCRQTGNTLLSQEQEAGVYTFKIQKGA; encoded by the coding sequence ATGTCGAATACCGTTCTGGACGTGAAGGGCCTCAATTGCCCGCTGCCCATTCTGCGCGCCAAGAAGGCCATCAAGGACCTGACGGCGGGGGCGGTGCTGGAAGTGATCGCCACCGATCCCGGCTCGGTCGCCGATTTCGACGCCTTCTGCCGCCAGACCGGTAACACCCTGCTCAGCCAGGAGCAGGAGGCCGGCGTCTATACCTTCAAGATCCAGAAGGGCGCCTAA